The following proteins are co-located in the Dietzia timorensis genome:
- the hemW gene encoding radical SAM family heme chaperone HemW — protein sequence MHIPDSIAEPFGVYVHVPFCSTRCGYCDFNTYTAGELGSSASPESWSEAIRAEIREAAHRLGARLGRPPSVQTIFFGGGTPSLVGAAMLNGVLAEIRENFVLAADAEVTTESNPESVSPAFFEALLRGGFTRISLGMQSTSSRVLQILDRAHTPGRALDAAREALDAGFAHVNLDVIYGTPGETDADLARTLDDALGTGIDHVSAYSLIVEDGTALARKVRRGEIATPVDDVFARRYEMVAATMADAGFDWYEVSNWARGEAAQCRHNLGYWRDGDWWGFGPGAHGHLSGQRWWNIKHPARYAAASGPGLLPIAGGETLDDGGRHIEQVMLRLRLAEGVPARMLSADERARLAPWIDRGLAVVDEGGDEMRYRVTDAGRLMADGIVRDIIEL from the coding sequence CTGCACATCCCGGATTCGATTGCCGAACCGTTCGGCGTCTACGTGCACGTACCGTTCTGTTCTACGCGCTGCGGCTATTGCGATTTCAATACCTATACCGCCGGAGAGCTCGGGTCTTCGGCGTCGCCGGAATCCTGGTCGGAAGCGATTCGCGCGGAGATCCGCGAGGCCGCACACCGGCTCGGGGCCCGGCTCGGACGCCCGCCGTCAGTGCAGACGATCTTTTTCGGCGGAGGAACGCCGAGTCTCGTGGGCGCGGCGATGCTCAATGGCGTTCTCGCCGAGATCCGTGAGAATTTCGTTCTCGCCGCGGACGCGGAGGTGACCACCGAATCCAACCCCGAATCGGTGTCCCCGGCGTTCTTCGAGGCGCTGCTTCGTGGCGGGTTCACACGTATTTCCCTGGGAATGCAGTCGACGTCCTCGCGGGTGCTGCAGATTCTCGACAGGGCCCACACGCCCGGGCGAGCGCTCGACGCCGCGCGCGAGGCCTTGGATGCGGGCTTCGCGCACGTCAATCTCGACGTCATCTATGGGACCCCCGGCGAGACGGACGCCGATTTGGCGAGGACGCTCGACGACGCTCTGGGAACCGGGATAGACCACGTATCGGCGTACTCGCTCATCGTCGAGGACGGAACCGCGCTGGCCAGAAAGGTGCGGCGCGGCGAGATAGCGACCCCTGTCGACGACGTGTTCGCGCGCCGCTACGAGATGGTCGCCGCCACGATGGCGGATGCCGGATTCGACTGGTACGAGGTATCGAACTGGGCGCGTGGTGAGGCGGCACAGTGCCGCCACAACCTCGGCTACTGGCGTGATGGCGACTGGTGGGGTTTCGGGCCCGGCGCACACGGGCACCTTTCAGGGCAGCGGTGGTGGAACATCAAGCACCCGGCCCGCTACGCCGCGGCCAGCGGTCCGGGCCTTCTGCCGATCGCCGGTGGTGAGACGCTGGATGACGGCGGACGCCACATCGAGCAGGTCATGCTGCGCCTGCGCCTCGCGGAGGGCGTTCCCGCGCGCATGCTGTCCGCCGACGAGCGGGCGCGGCTCGCTCCGTGGATCGACCGGGGGCTCGCCGTCGTCGACGAAGGCGGGGACGAGATGCGCTACCGGGTCACCGACGCTGGGCGGCTCATGGCGGACGGGATCGTCCGCGACATCATCGAGCTCTGA
- a CDS encoding winged helix-turn-helix transcriptional regulator translates to MDWLEQSTENCSVQRTLDVIGDKWTIQVIREAFHGVRKFDQMRDHIGVSDSVLSSRLRKLVDEGILETAEYRQAGYRRRKEYRLTASGRDLYTVIIALLSWGDTHRPDPAGPAIEIAHADCGAPIDVEIRCSNGHRLSSPREAVTSTGPGAKPVAAHNE, encoded by the coding sequence ATGGACTGGCTCGAACAATCGACGGAGAACTGCTCCGTCCAACGCACCCTCGATGTGATCGGCGATAAGTGGACCATCCAGGTCATCCGCGAGGCATTCCATGGCGTCCGGAAGTTCGACCAGATGCGCGACCACATCGGGGTGTCCGATTCGGTGCTCTCCTCGCGCCTTCGAAAGCTCGTCGACGAAGGAATCCTGGAGACCGCCGAATACCGGCAGGCCGGCTACCGCAGACGCAAGGAGTACCGACTCACCGCGAGCGGCCGAGACCTCTACACCGTCATCATCGCGTTGCTCAGCTGGGGCGATACCCACCGCCCCGACCCCGCCGGCCCGGCGATCGAGATCGCGCACGCCGACTGCGGTGCGCCCATCGACGTCGAGATCCGTTGTTCGAATGGACACCGCCTGTCGTCCCCGCGCGAGGCCGTCACGTCCACGGGGCCCGGAGCCAAGCCCGTCGCAGCACACAACGAATAA